A window of Massilia sp. NR 4-1 genomic DNA:
ACCGTGCTTGCGCTGCGCGACCAGATGGCGCCTCCCACGCTGAACCTGGCGCAGCCTGATGCGGCAGCGGAGGGCATCGACATTGTCAGCGGATCGGCCCGCAAGATCGCGACGGAATATGCCATCTCCAACGGCTTTGGTTTTGGCGGCGTCAACGCCAGCCTGCTGTTCCGCAGGCTTTGATCGCGGATGCGGTTTGGAGGAACGTAAAAGCCCGCATGGTTCGCGGGCTTTTTTTCGTTTGGTGGCAGCGCTTAGTTCGGCGGTTCGCGGTGGTCGCCGATATAAGGGTCGAAGGTGTAGGTATTATTGCTGCCGGGGATGGTGAATTGGAAGTGATAGACGGCAGTCGTATTGGGCTGGAGCTTCGGTTTTGCATACGCCACCCATTGATTGGCCGAACCTGGCGCCAATTGGATGGGGTCGTACATTAAGAGCGACCAGCTTGCCGGATCTGCTGCGATGAACTGCACCAGCTGAACCGGGCTGCCCTGCAATGTGCTGGCCGACCAGTTGACGGTCATATTCGGTGCGAGTCCCTCGTCATCGAGCTCTGCGCCGTGTTCGTCGGTCGATGTGGATGGATGATTGTCGCTGATGAAAATGTATTGCGTGGCGTCGTAGGTTCCGCCATTTTGGAGATACGCCCCGCTAAGGCCGGCTGCATCAACCAGAATGCTGACTTCCATGTAGAACGCGTTGACCGCGGTATTGACGTCATCGGCATCAAAAATCTGGTTTCCCTGGCCATCCTTCAAGGCAAGCAGGCCTGCGGAAAGCTGATTGAACGTCACGCGGTTTGCAATGGCGGGAACCGGTGCCGCCGTGGTCCATGCCGTATAAATGGCTTGGGCAAATTGATCCAGGGCCGGCAGGTATTGGTTATACACCGACTGCAGGCAGGCCTGCCATTGCGTGCTGGCGGGCGCAATGGTGTTCTGGGCATTCAGGGCTTCCTGCAGCGTTTGCGTGGCAAGCACGGCAAGGTTTGAGCTGGACATGATATTTCTCCTTTAAAGCAAATAACGATGGGTGGTGGGACGGTCAGCAGGGCTGTACTGCGGTGGATCGGACATGGCGCTCTCCTCTTCAATTTTGGGCAACATCGATCGTGATCTGCCGCTGTGCATGGACCACGCCTTGCAGGCGCGCTGTCAGCGTAAAGATGGTTGATTGGGTGAGAGGGATATAGAGCGTCCCTTGCGCCCCCAAGGACCGCTTGATGGTTTGTCCGTTGAATTGGAATTCCAGCGTCAGCGCATAGGCGACGTCGGCTTCCCAGCAGACCGATGCTCCTGTCTGGCCGCTGCCGAGCAATGGCGTCGGCGCGTACATGAGCACCTCGCGGCGCGACAGGCTTGGAATTTGTGCGACGCGCAGCACGCCGCTGATTTTCGTGGCCGGTAAGTTAGGCAGCTGTTCCGCTGTGAAGGTGCCGGTGAGCGCGCTGATGGGTACATCCTTCAATTGCGCTCCCGAACCGGCAAATTGCGTTGCCGTGACGGTCGTGCCGACAGTCACGCTTTGCGCCTGGATCGCCCCGGCGGCAAAGAGCGTACCGGTGCGGTCGAGCAGCAGCAGTTGCTGCCGATCGGCGTTGCTCAGCTGTAGCAGATTGTCGCTGTCGCGGTAAGCCTGGCCATTGGTCACGGCGGGCGTGGGCGCTGCCGGAAACGGCGGGCTGATGGTCAGCATGACCGCGCTTTGTACCGAGCTTACCGTGTAGAACGCCCCGGCAATTTGCAGGGTGGTGCCGGCTGGCGCATCCGCCCAAAAATCCGTATCCACGCCCGTAACGGCGCTGGCGCCATTGCCGACACTGATGGTTCCCCTGATCGGGACGTACTGCGACTGCACGGCCAGCGTCGTGGCGGCGGGCGTGCAACCGAGTCCGATGCGTTGGCAGGTGTCGACCGTGACGCCGGCATCCTGCAGATTGAGGCTGGAGCTGATGAGAGAAGCGAAATTTGCGCCGCTCGGAATGCAGCCGGTTGCAAACAGTTTCTCCAACTCGTCCGCGCGAAGATTATTCATGATATTTCCCCGGCAATTCAGGTTTGGTGGTCAAAAATTTTGAAGCTCATGCCGATCAGGCTATGGCCGACGCCCAGGGCGATCTGGAACGCGCCGCTCTGCAGGTTCGCGACATCGAAGACGCTGTAGCTGGTGTTGGCCGACAGGCGGACCTGGTACGTATCTCCTGGCTGCGGCACGAAATACGGTGTTGTATCGCGCAGCAGTGCGAAGGTGTAAGTGCCCGGATTGGGCGGCTGCGTGAATGGAATAATCTCGGCGCGCATGCCGGCAACCTGCTCGTTGCGCGTCTGATTCCACAGGCTGACCGTGTATTGCGTGACGGCGATCGTCGCGCCGTCGGGCGTGGCAAAGGCCGGCGCGGGAACCCAGTTCGCGGTGACGGTGTTTTTTGCCGGGTCGTAGACGCGGCGCGGCGCGGCCAGGGCGAGAGTCGCGGTTTGAATAGGAACGATGGCCGCCTGTCCGGAAAACGTGGCGTCGTTGTACTGATAGACGCCTTGCAGTACCACCGTGTATAGCGCGCCGGGAGTCAGGGAAAACGCCAGTTCCGCCGCATCGTCGTGCAAGCCGGGCTGGGTAGCGGCGAGTTCGGAACCGTCGCTTGCGAGTAGCGTCAGCTGCAGCGACGCATTGTCATCGTCGACCGAGAGCGGCGTCCAGCTGGCCGTCGCGTGGCACTGCCCGTCGTGCAGGACATAGCTGGATGCCAGGTCGTTGATCGCCAGCAGTGCATTGATGGCCTGTTGAGCTGCCTGCTGGCGTGCATTGGCTTGCTCGCGTTCTCTCTTCTGGCTCGAACTCAGGCATTTGGCGATATTCGAGAAGAAATTCAGCACCGCGCTCGCCGCGGAAAATACCTGCGCCGCCTCGGCTAGCGTATCGAGCGCACCACTTGCAGCCTGCTTGAGCAAGTCGCTTGCCGCTTCGTTCACAACGGACTGGCCGTATTGCTCGCCGCCGCCATGGCAGATCAGCTGCGCCGTTAAAGTTTTTCCCAGCTTTTGTGCGGACTGCGCGGCAATGAACTTGAAGTAGGCTTCACGGTCATTCCACAAAGCCTGCACCAGGGCCAGCGCATTGTCCTGGAGCGTGGTCGCGATGGCCTGCCCCACATCGTCCAGGCTGCTGGGGATGACACCGGTCAGCGTGATCGGATCGAAGTGCACCGTGCAAATTTCCGCGCCAAAGACTTTTACGGTATATGTCCCGCTGACCTGGATGCCTGGCCGGTTCGACGCTTGTCCGCTGCCCAGCTCGACATCGGTTTTGAACGAGGTGGTGACCGTGTTGCTGAAGGCAAGATCGACCATTTTGCCGCAGCTGCCGGACGACTGTTCGGAGAGCTGTTCCATCATTCGTGCAAAGTCGATGAAGCCGGCTGGCAGCAAGTCGGCCAGCGGGAAGTCGACGAGCTGAAACCCCTTGGCCTTGCTCCAGGCAATTGTCAGCGGCGGCAGTTGGCCGTAGGTCAGCGTCCCCTGAAAAACATCAAAATCATGCTGCGCCGTGAGGGCGAGTCCCAGCGTCAGGGATGGCTTGCTGAATTGCAGATCGGCCTGCAGCTTCACCTGCAGCCCGTCCGGCGATTTCACGACCTGCACCTGAGGCCCGTCCAGGGCGGCGCTGGGTGCGGGCGTTGCCGATGGCGCCACCATTTTGAACAGGTAAAAGTCCAGCGTGCCGGCGGCGGCCGTGAAGGTGTAGTTGTTCGCGTCTTGCCAGTCGAACTTGATGGCAAACGTCAGCCCCAGCATGTGTACTGCGCACTGGTCGAGGTGGTAGCCCGGCGCAAACGTTGCGCCGCCGGGCAGCGTAAAGCCGGTGTCCGCATGGTACATGCGTATGGGCTGGCTGGTCGACAGCGGAAGGAAACTGGGCAGGAGGGAGGCCAGGCCGGCCGGTACTTCGCAATCGAACAGGTCATGCAGCAAGCCCTCTATGCCGAGGCTGTGGCCGAAGCGCAGGCTCACGGCATAGGCCTTGTCCACCAGCGTCAATTCTCCTGCCAGGCCGTCCAGCCACTTGAGCGCGCCGCTCGCCAGCACACTGGAGGCCAGCTGGATCACGTTGCCGCTTTTGTTCGCCAGTGCGATGTCGAAGCCGTTGAACTTGAGCCCGGGAACGAGCGGCAAGGGCTGGATTACGGTACTGGAGCGCGCCTGAAAGGCATAGCTGGCGGGCCGGGTTTGGGTGGCCAGGCAGATGGTGCCGGAGAGGGCGTCAATCAGGACGGCCGGGAAGAACGAAGGTAGATTGATATGGAAGGCCGCGCCGAGGATGCGATTGGCGAACGCGGTCAAGTTGAAACTGGCGCTGCCAGGCAGCAGCGTGCCGGAGTATTCGGCGGATTGCTCGTCCGTGCCATTGTCGCCTGCGAGCAGGAGCACACCCTCGCCGATGTCCAGATAGGCGGCAAACCTTAGGCGCAGTTTTGCTGGTATCGGCTGCATGATGTCTCCAGGGGAGTGAGTGGTTGCATGTCCGGCCGCTTTCAGGATGCGGCCGGGCATGGATGGCCTTATGCCGCCATCAGGTAGCTGCCATTGGTGCGCTGGATATCCAGGCCAATGGCGTTAAAGGTCAGCCCCGGGAAGATTTCCCATCCTTTGCCCAAGGTGGCCGAGACATCGAACGAGAACGTCCGGTTGATGGTGTCGACCATGCACTCCGTGATATTCAGCGACGCGGTGATGGGGGCGCCGTTTGGAAATGTGGTCGGCATCGTCAATTGCGAGTCCATCGTTTTGACGAATTTGCTCAGGTCGGCATACGTGACCGAGAGCGGGTCTTCCTTGGAAACGGGCAAGCGGTAAACCCCCATGCCCGGCAGCTGGTTCAGCGTGATCTCGGTGCTACCGACGGTGATGGTGAGCGAGAAGCCGACATTCCACCATGCTTGCAGGCCCCAGTTGCTGGCCGTGTTGGGCTCCTCAGCCAGCGCCTGCACTTGCGCCTGGAACTGCGCGGCGTAATTGCTGGCATCCGTGGGCGAAGCAAAGGTCAACGCTTGCGAATAGCTGTTGCCGGTGGCGGTGACCGGAAAGCCACCCTCTGGTTGTCCGGGGGCTGGCACCGGCGTGCCGCCGCTGTTATTGCGGCTGACGAACTGGATGGAAAACTTGTCATTGCCATTGTCGATCGGACCAAGCCAGCTGACGACGAGCGTATTGCTGTTTTCAGGCGGGACTTTACTGGTAACCGAAATTGGGGTGCTTGCTTGTGCCATCATGATTCTCCTTGGGTGGTTGAAAAATGCGCGAATGTGCGCACGCCAGCTGGCGGCGCGGGGTATTGCCGGTGCTTATGCCGCAGCCTGCAAGGTGTTGTCGGGAACGATGCGCTCGATGAGCACATCGTGCACAACGTGCTTGCCATAGCTGAAGGTGCCGCGGCCATTCCACTGTTTGTCGATCAGGAAGGTGCCGTAGAAGTGTTCCTGGCTTTGCCCTGGCTGGGTGCCTGGCCAATCGCGCACATAGCTTCCTTCGACCCGCAGTACGCGCTCCGCATTGGGCGCTTCGAGCGGCACAACCTGGCCGCTGACGATGGGAATTTCGATGGCCGGCGCCAGGATCGCTTGCGTGATAAAGCCGATGCCGACCACCGTGGTTTGGCCCAGCTCCGGGTTGTGCAGCAGGGTCAGTTGCAGGCGGGCTTCTCCTCGCATCCGGCTGCCCGTGGTCAGCACCAGTTGAGTAACGGGGAAGATGTTTTCGGACATGATGTTCTCCTGAAAATGGGGCCGGCATCGGTGCCGGCATCGCTGCGGCATGTTTTTCAGTCATGCCGCTGATGGATCACATCGCAACTCCCATGCCAGGGGCATTTATGGGGCCATGGCCTGCATGCTTGCTGGATTGAGCAGAACGGGAACGAGGAAAGTGTGTAAAACTTGACATAGCCTTGACAGGAAACAGCATGGTCTTTTACATCGCCGGCACGACTCTTTCATGACAGACGCAACCCGCACGCTTACCTCACCGCTGGGCCAGCCCGATCTCGCGGCCCGGCCCTTGCTGGCACTGACCATCGTCTGGCATCCCGACGTCGCGCGCATCGGCGACCAGTTTGTCAGTGGCGTGCATAGCGACGCATTGGAGCTGAACCGGTATTCGCCTTTGTTTTGCAAACCGGATGGGGATGGCCTGGCGCTGGGCCACGGCGGCATTTCGCGCGAACCGATGCGCCTCGTGCGCGATGCGCAGGACGGCGTGACCCTGCATCTGCCCGCCACGCGCATGGTCGTGGAGTTGAACGGGGTAATCGTCCAGGACCGGACCCGCCTGGACGCTGCCCAGATCGGCGCCGGCCAGCTGCTGGGATTGGGCCGGGCCGTTTTGCTGTGCATGCATTGGATGACCTTGCTGCCCAAGGCCAATCAGATCGCCGGCATGGTGGGGGTGGGCAGTGCCGCCATCGCGATACGGGACCAGCTGCGCATGGTCGCGCCTACCGATATGCCAGTCTTGATGCTGGGCGAAACGGGAACCGGCAAGGAGATT
This region includes:
- a CDS encoding DUF1842 domain-containing protein, with product MSENIFPVTQLVLTTGSRMRGEARLQLTLLHNPELGQTTVVGIGFITQAILAPAIEIPIVSGQVVPLEAPNAERVLRVEGSYVRDWPGTQPGQSQEHFYGTFLIDKQWNGRGTFSYGKHVVHDVLIERIVPDNTLQAAA